Proteins encoded by one window of Methylovirgula ligni:
- a CDS encoding NAD(P)-dependent methylenetetrahydromethanopterin dehydrogenase yields MAKLILHMLSPLKHMSPFDVNMALDAGYDSVTPYTNVTLEEIEPLVQDAMFSRSPRDAVRTGIFIGGKDAIQALDMVERAKKTLLKPFEISIFADPAGSFTTAAAMVACVEKVLKEKKQRSLSGTKIVVYGATGVVGFSSSVIAALEGAHVTLAGYNGPERVEKATHEIRKRFGVETYFADASDHEKVLDLLVNSEVALCAGKAGVQILSAEDISKAKNLLVSADVNAVPPLGIEGVGLHDDGKELPGGSCGIGALAIGNVKYQTEFRLFKKMATSDTPLAIDFRDAFKLARELV; encoded by the coding sequence ATGGCAAAACTCATCCTGCACATGCTGAGCCCGCTGAAACATATGAGCCCGTTCGACGTGAACATGGCGCTCGATGCGGGCTATGATTCGGTGACGCCCTATACAAATGTCACGCTCGAGGAGATCGAGCCGCTCGTGCAGGATGCGATGTTCTCCCGTTCGCCGCGCGATGCCGTCCGCACCGGCATCTTTATCGGCGGCAAGGATGCGATTCAGGCCCTCGACATGGTCGAGAGGGCCAAGAAGACGCTGCTGAAGCCGTTCGAGATTTCGATCTTCGCCGATCCGGCCGGTTCGTTCACGACCGCCGCGGCCATGGTTGCCTGCGTCGAAAAGGTGCTGAAAGAGAAGAAGCAGCGTTCGCTCTCCGGCACCAAGATCGTGGTCTATGGCGCGACCGGCGTTGTCGGCTTTTCCTCCTCCGTTATCGCCGCGCTGGAGGGCGCCCATGTGACGCTCGCGGGCTATAACGGGCCGGAGCGTGTCGAAAAGGCGACGCACGAGATTCGCAAGCGTTTCGGCGTCGAGACCTATTTCGCCGATGCGAGCGACCATGAAAAAGTGCTCGATTTGCTGGTCAATTCGGAAGTCGCGCTCTGCGCCGGCAAGGCCGGTGTGCAGATCCTCTCTGCCGAGGACATCAGTAAGGCGAAAAACCTGCTTGTCAGCGCCGACGTCAATGCGGTGCCGCCGCTGGGCATTGAGGGTGTCGGCCTCCATGACGACGGCAAGGAGCTGCCGGGCGGGAGCTGCGGCATCGGCGCTCTGGCCATCGGCAATGTGAAATATCAGACCGAGTTCCGGCTGTTCAAAAAGATGGCGACATCCGACACGCCGCTCGCGATCGACTTCCGCGACGCTTTCAAGCTCGCGCGCGAGCTTGTCTGA
- a CDS encoding ATP-grasp domain-containing protein has product MSEPNAILIAAASGRGLATAARRSGCRPLVVDFFGDSDTRALAAATREIADPARGFVADELLSHLRELAAGETTAGVVYGSGFEDRPEILDLLAQHFFVFGNNAQTVTRAKDPRTLAALCGELEIPHPEISVACPRAPENWLVKRQGSGGGLHVRPAGHSEISSGDYFQRRVGGTPVSVLVLCDGSETQILGRSSQWTTPWPGMPYRFGGAVRPALDPSAQLAVLSDAARKIARALGLVGLNSVDFLADAAAYHLIEVNPRPGATLDIFADLEGALFAAHLAACRGHLPERPLVFTKAAATAIAYAPHELPSMPGLVWPDWCKDRQRSGTYLRAGDPVCTILAEAETAAAARALVAERLAVFEAQLLREAQKECAA; this is encoded by the coding sequence TTGTCTGAGCCAAACGCAATTCTGATCGCCGCGGCCTCGGGGCGCGGGCTCGCCACGGCGGCGCGGCGATCAGGCTGCAGACCGCTTGTCGTCGATTTTTTCGGCGACAGCGATACGCGCGCCTTGGCGGCGGCGACGCGCGAAATCGCCGATCCCGCGCGCGGCTTTGTGGCGGATGAGCTGCTTTCACATTTGCGCGAACTCGCGGCGGGTGAGACGACGGCGGGTGTCGTCTATGGCAGCGGATTCGAAGACCGACCCGAAATTCTTGATCTTCTTGCGCAGCATTTTTTCGTCTTCGGCAATAATGCGCAAACGGTGACCCGCGCGAAAGACCCGCGCACCCTCGCGGCGCTTTGCGGAGAACTCGAAATTCCGCATCCCGAGATCAGCGTCGCCTGTCCCCGCGCGCCCGAAAACTGGCTCGTCAAGCGGCAGGGCAGCGGCGGCGGTCTGCATGTCCGTCCTGCCGGACACAGCGAAATTTCCTCCGGGGACTATTTTCAGCGCCGCGTCGGCGGCACGCCGGTCTCCGTGCTTGTGCTCTGCGATGGAAGCGAGACGCAAATTCTCGGCAGGAGTTCGCAATGGACGACGCCCTGGCCGGGAATGCCGTACCGCTTCGGCGGCGCGGTGCGTCCGGCCCTCGATCCGTCAGCCCAGCTTGCGGTTCTAAGTGACGCGGCGCGGAAAATTGCACGGGCGCTCGGCCTCGTCGGGCTGAATAGCGTCGATTTTCTTGCCGATGCAGCCGCCTATCACCTGATCGAGGTCAATCCGCGCCCCGGCGCCACGCTCGATATTTTCGCCGACTTGGAGGGTGCGCTCTTCGCCGCGCATTTGGCCGCATGCCGGGGCCACTTGCCGGAGCGGCCTTTGGTCTTTACCAAAGCGGCCGCGACAGCGATCGCTTACGCGCCGCACGAGCTGCCCTCCATGCCCGGCCTCGTCTGGCCGGACTGGTGCAAGGACCGTCAAAGGTCTGGGACATATCTGCGCGCGGGCGATCCCGTCTGCACAATCCTCGCCGAGGCCGAAACCGCCGCCGCGGCCCGCGCCCTTGTCGCCGAACGTCTTGCTGTTTTTGAAGCGCAGCTCCTGCGCGAAGCCCAAAAGGAATGTGCCGCATGA
- the mch gene encoding methenyltetrahydromethanopterin cyclohydrolase: MTEAPKISVNNLAGAIVDRMVTEADRLRIIVSKGSLGETLIDAGVKAVGGFDVGLLIAEICLGGLGTVTLSPYAATAKWPFHLTVRTADPVIACLASQYAGWALSHEKWFALGSGPGRALALKEPLFKDLGYADKANRATLVVEGDKPPPPEVVEKVSKDTGVPPHHLTFIYAPTRSLAGGLQVVARVLEVALHKAHELKFPLSRIIDGIGTAPLSPPHPDFVQAMGRTNDAIIYGGLTHLFVTGPADEARALAEKLPSKTSRDYGEPFSDIFKKFKGDFYKIDPMLFSPAVAAVTAVETGETFFAGEINESALNASFC; the protein is encoded by the coding sequence ATGACGGAAGCCCCGAAAATCAGCGTCAATAACCTTGCCGGCGCAATCGTCGATCGCATGGTCACCGAGGCTGACCGTCTTCGCATTATTGTTTCCAAGGGCTCACTCGGCGAAACCCTGATCGATGCCGGCGTCAAGGCGGTCGGCGGCTTCGATGTCGGTCTGCTGATAGCGGAAATCTGTCTCGGCGGCCTCGGCACTGTGACGCTTAGCCCCTATGCCGCGACGGCGAAATGGCCGTTCCATCTGACCGTCCGCACGGCCGACCCGGTGATCGCCTGCCTCGCCAGCCAATATGCCGGCTGGGCTCTGTCGCACGAGAAATGGTTCGCGCTCGGCTCCGGTCCCGGCCGGGCCCTGGCACTGAAGGAGCCTCTGTTCAAAGACCTCGGCTATGCCGACAAGGCCAATCGCGCGACCTTAGTGGTCGAAGGCGACAAGCCGCCGCCGCCGGAAGTTGTCGAGAAGGTCTCCAAGGATACCGGCGTCCCACCGCACCACCTCACGTTCATCTATGCGCCGACGCGCAGCCTTGCGGGCGGTCTTCAAGTTGTCGCCCGCGTGCTCGAAGTCGCGCTGCACAAGGCGCATGAACTGAAATTTCCGCTGTCGCGCATCATCGACGGCATCGGCACGGCGCCCCTGTCGCCGCCGCATCCGGATTTCGTCCAGGCGATGGGTCGCACCAATGATGCGATCATCTATGGCGGCCTGACACATCTCTTCGTCACCGGGCCGGCCGACGAGGCGCGCGCCCTCGCCGAGAAACTGCCGAGCAAGACTTCGCGCGATTATGGCGAGCCGTTCAGCGACATCTTCAAGAAATTCAAAGGCGACTTCTACAAGATCGATCCGATGCTGTTCAGCCCGGCGGTCGCCGCGGTGACGGCGGTCGAGACCGGCGAGACCTTCTTCGCCGGCGAGATCAACGAGAGCGCCTTGAATGCCTCCTTCTGCTGA
- a CDS encoding ATP-grasp domain-containing protein produces MPPSAEANPSLETSPRIALLVDKIEFHAKALTRSFARLGARAVPMRLSAFSLDTRRPSGIAVPGFGTRLPDLILVRAVGLGSFESITLRLGLLHALKDMGVPIANSPRAIELCVDKAATSFRCFNAGIPTPETFALESPRQTRALVRRECARSPLVLKPLFGAQGRGLKLIRQESDLPDIASMAGVYYLQRYIGVERDGFSDCRVLVAGGRVLAAMTRRAPHWITNVKLGAKPEPVELDDEMRDLALRGAAAVEAEFAGVDLLRAADGRWYVIEVNSMPGWQGLQSVTDFPIADELASLLLARHGLAAGGAEMAS; encoded by the coding sequence ATGCCTCCTTCTGCTGAGGCAAATCCGTCTTTGGAGACAAGCCCGCGCATCGCGCTGCTGGTCGACAAGATCGAATTCCACGCCAAGGCGTTGACGCGATCTTTCGCCAGACTCGGCGCGCGTGCCGTGCCAATGCGCCTCTCGGCCTTCAGCCTCGATACGCGGCGGCCGAGCGGCATCGCCGTTCCCGGCTTTGGCACCAGACTGCCCGACTTGATTCTTGTCCGCGCGGTCGGCCTCGGCTCGTTCGAATCGATCACGCTGCGGCTCGGCCTGTTGCACGCACTGAAAGACATGGGCGTGCCTATCGCCAATTCGCCGCGCGCGATCGAATTGTGCGTCGACAAGGCGGCGACGAGCTTTCGCTGCTTTAACGCCGGCATTCCGACGCCGGAGACTTTCGCGCTCGAAAGCCCGCGCCAGACGCGCGCGTTGGTGCGGCGTGAATGCGCTCGCAGCCCGCTGGTGCTCAAGCCCTTGTTCGGGGCGCAGGGGCGCGGCCTCAAGTTGATCCGGCAAGAGTCGGACCTGCCGGATATCGCCAGCATGGCCGGGGTCTATTATCTGCAGCGCTATATTGGCGTCGAACGCGACGGCTTCTCCGACTGCCGCGTACTGGTGGCGGGTGGGCGCGTGCTGGCCGCCATGACACGGCGGGCGCCGCATTGGATCACCAATGTGAAGCTCGGCGCCAAGCCGGAGCCGGTGGAACTTGACGACGAAATGCGCGATCTTGCTCTGCGGGGGGCGGCGGCGGTCGAGGCGGAATTCGCCGGCGTCGATCTGCTGCGCGCGGCCGATGGCCGCTGGTACGTGATCGAAGTCAATTCCATGCCCGGCTGGCAGGGGCTGCAAAGCGTGACCGATTTCCCCATCGCCGACGAACTCGCGTCTTTGCTGCTCGCCCGCCACGGCCTCGCCGCGGGCGGGGCCGAGATGGCCTCTTGA
- a CDS encoding triphosphoribosyl-dephospho-CoA synthase yields the protein MIFAAAIAEAFRAACREEIEAPKPGNVHVFAGGHNMEAAHFLTSAEASAGPLAAPGASVGARVLGAVTASFDAVGMNTNLGIVLLCAPLAAAAERGGPLRPALAHVLAGLDRNDADQVFRAIALANPGGLGAAAHHDVRHPADTSLLEAMREAAPRDRIAYQYASDFDDIFVTGLFALAEAQTRGLTSPLRAVAVYLVFLSSFADTHVFRKFGAGTAAEVRREATEMLLLFHSRRGDCLPELLAFDQSLKARGLNPGTSADLTVATLFADRLRNGLPSRRNDD from the coding sequence TTGATTTTTGCCGCGGCGATTGCCGAAGCCTTCCGCGCGGCCTGCCGCGAGGAGATCGAGGCGCCCAAACCCGGCAACGTGCATGTTTTCGCCGGCGGCCACAATATGGAAGCCGCGCATTTTCTGACGAGCGCGGAAGCTTCGGCCGGACCCCTCGCGGCGCCCGGCGCCTCGGTCGGCGCGCGGGTCCTCGGCGCGGTCACGGCAAGTTTCGATGCCGTCGGCATGAACACGAATCTCGGCATTGTCCTGCTCTGCGCGCCGCTTGCCGCGGCGGCGGAACGCGGTGGCCCGCTGCGCCCGGCGCTGGCCCATGTGCTCGCGGGTCTCGACCGGAATGATGCGGACCAGGTGTTCCGTGCCATCGCTCTGGCGAACCCGGGCGGCCTTGGCGCGGCGGCGCATCATGATGTCCGTCACCCGGCGGATACCAGCCTTCTGGAGGCGATGCGCGAAGCGGCGCCGCGCGACCGGATCGCTTACCAATATGCGTCGGATTTTGATGATATTTTCGTGACGGGGCTTTTCGCACTTGCGGAAGCGCAAACGCGCGGCCTTACGTCGCCGCTGCGCGCTGTCGCGGTCTATCTCGTCTTCCTCAGTAGCTTCGCGGATACGCATGTTTTTCGTAAATTCGGCGCCGGGACAGCGGCTGAGGTGCGACGCGAAGCCACGGAGATGCTTTTACTTTTTCATTCCCGGCGCGGAGATTGTTTGCCCGAGCTTCTCGCCTTCGACCAGAGTCTCAAAGCCCGCGGCCTTAACCCTGGGACCAGCGCTGACCTGACGGTGGCGACACTTTTCGCCGATCGCTTGCGCAATGGCTTGCCGAGCCGCCGCAATGATGATTGA
- the fae gene encoding formaldehyde-activating enzyme, which produces MAKITKLGVGESLVGEGNEVAHIDLIIGPRGSVAESAFANALVNEKDGFSTLLAVIAPNLAVKPHTILYNKVTIKGAKQAVQMFGPAQAAVAKAVADSVADGVIPVEEADDIFISVGVFIHWDASDDKKIHDYNYQATKEAIKRAVTGEPKPSEVVAKRNSAKHPFSPS; this is translated from the coding sequence ATGGCCAAGATAACGAAACTTGGTGTCGGCGAATCGCTCGTCGGCGAGGGCAATGAGGTCGCGCATATCGACCTCATCATCGGACCGCGCGGTAGCGTGGCGGAATCCGCCTTCGCCAACGCGCTCGTCAATGAAAAGGACGGTTTCAGCACGTTGCTCGCGGTGATCGCGCCGAATCTTGCCGTCAAGCCCCACACGATTCTTTATAACAAGGTCACGATCAAGGGCGCCAAGCAGGCGGTGCAGATGTTTGGACCGGCGCAGGCCGCCGTCGCCAAAGCCGTCGCCGACAGCGTCGCTGACGGCGTGATTCCGGTTGAAGAAGCCGATGACATTTTCATCTCCGTCGGCGTCTTCATCCATTGGGATGCCAGCGACGACAAGAAGATCCACGATTATAACTATCAGGCGACGAAGGAAGCCATTAAGCGCGCCGTCACCGGCGAGCCGAAGCCGTCCGAAGTCGTTGCCAAGCGCAACTCGGCGAAGCACCCCTTCTCGCCGTCGTGA
- a CDS encoding HisA/HisF-related TIM barrel protein gives MDVIPVIDLKAGAVVRASGGARHLYAPIETPLARTSRPRDVIAGFRALFPFKNIYIADLDAITGVGGHTAIISELEAVFPEIEFWVDSGIATENHAAAWLARHRGALVIGSESLSDLETLPRFDLPRRILSLDFRGDDFLGPMALATNPALWPQRIIVMTLAKVGAGGGPDFARLDRLGVLTQGKHDLYAAGGVRDADDLRWLESAGLKGVLVASALHDRKITASDLQTLNPK, from the coding sequence TTGGACGTCATTCCCGTGATCGATTTGAAAGCCGGCGCTGTGGTGCGCGCCAGCGGCGGTGCCCGGCATCTTTACGCGCCGATCGAGACGCCGCTCGCCCGTACGAGCCGTCCGCGTGACGTTATCGCGGGCTTTCGCGCGCTCTTCCCATTCAAAAATATCTACATCGCCGATCTTGACGCGATCACCGGCGTGGGCGGCCATACGGCGATCATTTCCGAGCTCGAAGCGGTTTTCCCGGAGATCGAATTCTGGGTCGACTCAGGAATCGCGACAGAAAACCATGCCGCCGCCTGGCTCGCGCGCCATCGCGGCGCGCTCGTCATCGGCAGCGAGAGCCTCTCCGATCTCGAGACACTGCCGCGCTTTGATCTGCCGCGCCGTATTCTCTCGCTGGATTTTCGCGGCGACGATTTTCTCGGTCCGATGGCTCTTGCGACGAATCCGGCGCTGTGGCCGCAACGAATCATCGTGATGACTTTGGCGAAGGTCGGCGCCGGCGGCGGTCCGGACTTCGCACGTCTCGATCGGCTCGGCGTGCTCACGCAAGGAAAGCATGATCTCTATGCCGCGGGCGGCGTGCGCGACGCGGACGATCTGCGCTGGCTCGAATCCGCAGGGCTCAAGGGCGTCCTCGTCGCCTCGGCGCTGCATGACCGCAAGATCACTGCGAGCGATCTGCAAACTCTGAACCCAAAATAA
- a CDS encoding hydantoinase/oxoprolinase family protein, with product MPGTIGWDIGGAHLKAARVEDGQVVKVVQIACPLWLGLDQLHEAFAEAKAALGSVPHHFATMTGELSDVFPNRRAGVAAIAAAAVRELGPVRFYAGPQGFVAADQVVAHVEAVASANWHASAVFAARQVPDGLFVDVGSTTTDIIPLQAGKVAARGYSDATRMAQGELVYAGIVRSFLMAGLHHVPFGGRWVPIMNEAFATASDVYRILGDLPEDADLMPTADVQPKTAEASRARLARQIGHDASDVSAAALDRLAAYFAEAQLREIFDGTCLALSVTALDNDAPIVGAGAGRFVVRRLAARLGRPYIDCADLLPTAPELRRKAADCLPACAVALLA from the coding sequence ATGCCAGGCACGATCGGCTGGGACATCGGCGGCGCGCATTTGAAAGCCGCGCGCGTCGAAGACGGGCAGGTTGTCAAAGTCGTCCAGATCGCCTGCCCGCTCTGGCTCGGCCTGGATCAACTGCATGAAGCCTTTGCCGAAGCGAAAGCGGCGCTCGGGTCGGTGCCGCATCATTTCGCGACGATGACGGGCGAACTTTCCGATGTCTTTCCCAATCGCCGCGCCGGCGTTGCCGCCATTGCTGCGGCCGCTGTACGCGAACTCGGCCCAGTGCGATTCTATGCCGGGCCGCAGGGTTTCGTAGCGGCGGATCAGGTCGTGGCGCATGTGGAGGCTGTCGCCTCAGCCAACTGGCACGCCAGCGCCGTCTTCGCCGCGCGGCAGGTTCCCGATGGTCTCTTCGTCGATGTGGGCTCGACGACGACGGACATCATTCCCCTGCAAGCGGGCAAGGTCGCCGCGCGCGGCTATAGCGACGCGACACGGATGGCGCAAGGCGAACTGGTCTATGCCGGAATTGTCCGCAGCTTCCTGATGGCAGGCCTGCACCATGTGCCCTTCGGCGGCCGCTGGGTGCCGATCATGAACGAGGCGTTCGCGACGGCAAGCGACGTCTATCGCATTCTTGGCGATCTGCCCGAGGACGCCGATCTGATGCCCACGGCGGATGTGCAACCCAAGACGGCGGAAGCCTCCCGCGCGCGACTGGCACGCCAGATCGGCCATGACGCAAGCGACGTCAGCGCTGCGGCGCTCGATCGGCTCGCCGCTTATTTTGCCGAGGCGCAATTGCGCGAGATTTTCGACGGCACCTGCCTCGCACTGTCGGTAACCGCGCTCGACAATGATGCTCCGATTGTCGGCGCCGGGGCCGGGCGCTTCGTCGTCCGGCGACTCGCGGCGCGACTCGGCCGTCCGTACATCGATTGCGCGGATTTGCTTCCCACGGCACCGGAGCTGCGCCGCAAAGCCGCCGATTGTCTGCCTGCCTGCGCGGTGGCGTTGCTGGCTTAG
- a CDS encoding DUF447 domain-containing protein: protein MPMIRECVVTTADAQGRVHIAPLGLIAEADQWIIAPFHPSTTLDNLRAVPFAIANYIDDVRIFAGCLTGRRDWPLTKIEGFPVPRLAAALTHAELAVDQVEAHEQRPRFHCRVLRQQQHAPFEGMNRAKAAVLELAVLASRLDFLPREKIETEIAYLQIAIDKTAGPEEAEAWSWLAEKVAAHYARI from the coding sequence ATGCCCATGATCCGCGAATGTGTCGTGACGACCGCCGATGCGCAGGGCCGCGTGCATATCGCGCCGCTTGGACTGATCGCCGAGGCGGACCAATGGATCATCGCGCCCTTCCATCCTTCGACGACGCTCGACAATCTGCGGGCGGTGCCTTTCGCAATCGCCAATTACATCGACGATGTGCGCATCTTCGCCGGCTGTTTGACCGGGCGACGCGACTGGCCGCTGACGAAGATCGAAGGCTTTCCCGTGCCGCGTCTGGCGGCGGCCTTGACCCATGCGGAACTTGCCGTCGATCAGGTCGAGGCACACGAGCAGCGCCCGCGGTTTCATTGCCGCGTGTTACGCCAGCAGCAGCATGCGCCTTTCGAGGGGATGAACCGCGCCAAGGCGGCAGTGCTGGAATTGGCGGTGCTCGCAAGCCGGCTCGACTTCCTGCCGCGCGAGAAGATCGAAACCGAAATCGCCTATCTCCAAATCGCCATCGACAAGACGGCGGGGCCGGAAGAGGCAGAGGCGTGGAGCTGGCTCGCCGAAAAAGTCGCGGCGCATTACGCACGCATCTAA
- a CDS encoding DUF6513 domain-containing protein, translating to MAERILLLTGHLAAPRLVKTMNGLGPTPFAWRIFDVGVKVAALMTEAIILRRVPRPIEAERIILPGRCRADLDALSRELGVKVERGPDEIADLPAYFGRGGRPPDLSRYDIRIFSEIVDASGVSVDEILRRAAQMRTEGADVIDLGCLPDTPFPNLEDCVRALKAAGHKVSVDSADAGELERGAAAGADFLLSLTETTLDIARKYPVTPVLIPQPHSDLGSLVRLAEKAQAADIPFIIDPILDPIHFGFSASLARYIEARRLLPDAEMMMGTGNLTELTEADTSGITAMLLGICSELSIRNVLVVQVSPHTRRTVAEHDDARRLMYAARADEALPKGYGAGLAQVHDLKPFVTTPVEIAERAADVRDANYRIEVAEDGIHLYNRAGHHVARDAMTLFPHLAVKGDDAHAFYIGTELMKAELAFTLGKRYVQDEPLDFGAATEAAQEDLTRLREMGHTLRAKAEG from the coding sequence ATGGCCGAACGCATCCTGCTTCTGACCGGACATCTCGCCGCGCCGCGTCTCGTCAAGACGATGAACGGGCTCGGCCCGACGCCCTTCGCCTGGCGCATTTTCGATGTCGGGGTGAAAGTCGCGGCGCTGATGACTGAAGCGATCATTCTGCGCCGCGTGCCGCGCCCCATCGAGGCCGAGCGGATTATCCTGCCGGGACGCTGCCGCGCCGATCTCGACGCGCTGTCGCGCGAACTCGGCGTCAAGGTCGAGCGTGGCCCGGACGAGATCGCCGATCTTCCGGCCTATTTCGGCCGGGGCGGCCGGCCACCGGATCTGTCCCGCTACGACATTCGCATTTTCAGCGAGATCGTTGACGCCTCCGGCGTTTCCGTCGATGAAATTCTGCGCCGCGCGGCGCAGATGCGCACCGAGGGCGCCGATGTGATCGACCTCGGCTGCCTGCCCGATACGCCGTTTCCGAATCTTGAGGATTGCGTGCGCGCGTTGAAGGCGGCGGGGCATAAAGTGAGCGTCGATTCCGCCGATGCCGGCGAACTCGAGCGCGGCGCCGCAGCGGGGGCAGATTTTCTGCTGAGCCTCACCGAGACGACGCTCGACATCGCCCGCAAATATCCGGTGACGCCGGTGCTGATCCCGCAGCCGCATTCCGATCTCGGCTCGCTGGTCCGGCTCGCCGAAAAGGCGCAAGCGGCGGACATTCCCTTCATCATCGATCCGATTCTCGATCCGATCCATTTCGGTTTCTCCGCCTCGCTCGCGCGCTATATCGAGGCGCGGCGCCTGCTGCCGGACGCCGAGATGATGATGGGCACCGGGAATCTGACGGAGTTGACCGAAGCGGATACCAGCGGCATCACCGCCATGCTGCTCGGCATCTGTTCGGAGCTTTCCATCCGCAATGTGCTCGTCGTGCAGGTGAGCCCGCATACGCGCCGCACGGTCGCCGAACACGATGACGCGCGGCGGCTGATGTATGCGGCGCGCGCCGACGAGGCCCTGCCCAAGGGCTATGGCGCGGGCCTCGCGCAGGTGCATGATCTCAAGCCCTTCGTCACGACGCCGGTCGAGATTGCCGAGCGCGCGGCGGATGTGCGCGATGCCAATTATCGTATCGAGGTCGCGGAAGACGGCATCCATCTCTACAATCGCGCCGGCCATCATGTGGCGCGCGATGCGATGACGCTCTTCCCGCATCTTGCCGTGAAAGGCGACGACGCGCATGCCTTCTATATCGGCACGGAATTGATGAAGGCTGAGCTCGCCTTCACGCTCGGCAAGCGCTACGTGCAGGATGAGCCGCTCGACTTCGGAGCGGCGACGGAGGCAGCACAGGAAGATCTGACGCGGCTGCGCGAGATGGGCCATACGCTGCGTGCCAAGGCGGAGGGTTGA
- a CDS encoding uridylate kinase: MPSYKTPRPLVVKLGGSLADTPLLTSWLEALDRYPDPLIVVPGGGGFADAVRAMQAKMRFDDDAAHHIALVAMEQYGLALAALWPRLAVVSTPAAIGRALRTGRIACWAPAAMALASPLPKSWDVTSDTLAAWLAAKLRAERLLLIKSAEIDADAGLTLTELAQAGVVDRLFPHFAAASGADIFIAGPAALPEAPTEFLRGQIPGLHLRRA, translated from the coding sequence GTGCCATCCTACAAAACGCCGCGCCCCCTGGTCGTGAAGCTTGGCGGCAGCCTCGCGGATACGCCGCTGCTCACAAGCTGGCTCGAAGCGCTCGACCGCTATCCCGATCCGCTCATCGTCGTGCCCGGCGGCGGCGGCTTTGCCGATGCCGTGCGCGCGATGCAGGCGAAGATGCGCTTCGACGACGATGCCGCACATCACATCGCCCTTGTCGCGATGGAGCAATACGGCCTGGCTCTGGCCGCGCTCTGGCCGCGGCTCGCCGTTGTATCGACGCCTGCCGCCATCGGCCGTGCGCTGCGGACCGGCCGCATCGCCTGCTGGGCACCGGCGGCGATGGCGCTCGCCTCGCCGCTGCCGAAATCCTGGGACGTCACCTCCGATACCCTCGCCGCCTGGCTCGCAGCGAAGCTGCGGGCGGAGCGGCTGCTGCTGATCAAAAGCGCCGAGATCGACGCCGACGCGGGCCTCACGCTCACCGAGCTTGCGCAGGCGGGCGTCGTCGATCGCCTGTTCCCGCATTTTGCCGCGGCGAGTGGCGCTGATATCTTCATCGCCGGACCAGCCGCTCTGCCCGAGGCGCCGACCGAATTTTTACGCGGGCAGATACCGGGCCTGCACCTGCGACGCGCCTGA